The Hahella sp. HNIBRBA332 genome window below encodes:
- a CDS encoding zinc metallopeptidase, translated as MHLIIIIASVLAIVIAGPHLWVRHVKKKYSADIADMPGTGGELASHLVQRFGLDDVRVVMAQSGGDHYSTQEKTIRLSPETFRGKSLTAVAVAAHEVGHAIQYARGENITKLRAKYSPAAQSAEKLALTIFMFSPVILAVLHVPQLVLLTIATGLIALLASVAAQMVVLPLEWDASFNKALPILVDGEYITPRQEAAVRRILRAESFTYVANTLADMFRLWRWIAILRGAAR; from the coding sequence ATGCACCTGATAATAATAATCGCATCCGTATTAGCAATCGTCATCGCTGGTCCGCACTTATGGGTCCGCCATGTAAAGAAAAAGTATTCCGCTGATATCGCCGATATGCCGGGCACCGGCGGCGAGTTGGCTTCCCATCTGGTCCAACGCTTCGGACTGGATGACGTCAGAGTGGTTATGGCGCAGTCCGGCGGCGACCACTACTCGACACAAGAAAAAACCATTCGTTTGAGTCCTGAGACATTCCGTGGCAAATCCCTGACGGCCGTTGCTGTCGCCGCCCATGAAGTCGGGCACGCCATCCAATACGCTCGCGGCGAGAACATCACCAAGCTGCGAGCGAAATACTCTCCGGCAGCCCAGTCTGCGGAAAAACTGGCGCTCACTATTTTCATGTTTTCCCCTGTCATTCTGGCGGTGCTGCACGTCCCGCAACTGGTGCTGCTAACCATCGCCACAGGCTTGATTGCATTGCTGGCTTCCGTGGCGGCGCAGATGGTCGTATTACCGCTGGAGTGGGACGCCAGCTTTAACAAAGCGCTGCCGATCCTGGTAGACGGAGAATACATTACCCCCCGACAGGAAGCCGCCGTGCGTCGCATACTGAGAGCGGAGTCTTTCACCTACGTCGCCAACACCCTGGCGGACATGTTCCGTTTATGGCGCTGGATCGCCATATTGCGTGGGGCGGCACGCTAA
- a CDS encoding ABC transporter substrate-binding protein produces MRVFKFLIAHSFHSLLLALFLGAGSASAAEKVETFLLVTENYPPYNMSMNNSEYEHSGDQIYGVSADIVKMLFERAKLPYNMKLRAWHYAFEHAQRKAYRGVFSTTRTEERESMFKWVGPLVEDSWVAFSRPNESVSITSIDDLKKYRVGGYKGDIASEYLIEKGVNVSLIDDDTLNLKRLYGKYIDLWISGPYSGPYYAKQAGYPSPQPAYVFNQAEMYLALNVDTPQQYVDLLNETLAKMRSEGKIDEIIARYR; encoded by the coding sequence ATGCGGGTCTTTAAATTTTTGATCGCACATTCCTTCCATTCTCTATTGCTGGCGCTGTTTTTGGGCGCGGGCTCCGCGTCTGCGGCGGAAAAAGTGGAGACATTTCTTCTGGTTACGGAAAACTACCCGCCGTACAACATGAGCATGAATAATAGTGAGTACGAACACTCCGGCGACCAGATATACGGCGTCTCTGCGGATATAGTGAAAATGCTGTTCGAACGCGCCAAACTGCCCTACAACATGAAGCTGCGCGCTTGGCATTACGCCTTTGAGCACGCGCAACGCAAGGCTTATCGCGGCGTATTCTCCACCACCCGCACAGAAGAGCGCGAAAGCATGTTCAAGTGGGTGGGGCCGCTGGTGGAGGATTCCTGGGTTGCGTTCAGCCGTCCCAATGAGTCCGTTAGCATCACCAGCATTGACGATCTGAAGAAGTACCGGGTGGGCGGATACAAAGGCGATATCGCCAGCGAGTATCTGATTGAAAAAGGCGTGAACGTCAGCCTGATTGATGATGATACGCTTAACCTCAAGCGTCTGTACGGCAAGTACATTGACTTGTGGATCTCCGGTCCTTATTCAGGCCCTTATTATGCGAAACAGGCGGGATATCCCTCACCGCAACCCGCGTACGTATTCAATCAGGCGGAGATGTATCTGGCGTTGAATGTGGATACGCCGCAACAGTACGTCGACCTGCTTAACGAAACGCTGGCGAAGATGCGTAGCGAAGGTAAAATCGACGAAATTATCGCCCGTTATCGCTAA
- a CDS encoding esterase-like activity of phytase family protein — MRTFLSKGAYALCLSAFVATASAQEELVGALAYSVMKKLDNGVEVRNGGFGSAMTAHPLKPNHFYVLTDRGPNVDFEGTEGKGKKFPVPEYSPRIAEVERLDNGELRIVRMLTLHAPGGEPITGLPNPEGMGATGETPYDYAGRVLGFDPYGLDPEGIAALKDGGFWVSDEYGPHIVHYSSAGYELERINPFGTGKGGRKLPKVFANRRPNRGMEGLAITPDEQRLVGVMQSTLFNPSKKAVKNKTLTRILTLDIATGETHQYLYRQEADNLSNSEIAAISQNEFLMVERDGGFAGEKAKYKRLYKIDLRGATDVSGDFDAQNGMQINGKAMEELSWDELAAAGVQPVRKTLVVDLLAQMNYPHDKLEGLWIMGANRVAVINDDDFAVAERNGDVAQKILPSTGRVDANTLYVIDLKKPLNGD, encoded by the coding sequence ATGCGAACATTTCTCAGTAAGGGCGCCTATGCACTCTGTTTGAGCGCATTTGTCGCCACGGCGTCAGCGCAAGAAGAACTTGTCGGCGCGCTCGCCTACTCGGTGATGAAGAAACTGGATAATGGCGTGGAAGTGCGCAATGGCGGATTTGGCTCCGCCATGACGGCGCATCCGCTGAAACCCAACCACTTCTATGTCTTGACGGATCGCGGTCCCAATGTGGACTTTGAGGGAACGGAAGGGAAAGGTAAGAAGTTCCCTGTGCCGGAATATTCGCCACGCATCGCTGAAGTGGAGCGCCTCGACAACGGCGAACTGCGTATCGTACGCATGCTGACTTTGCATGCGCCCGGTGGCGAGCCCATTACGGGGTTGCCCAACCCTGAAGGCATGGGGGCGACGGGGGAAACGCCTTATGATTACGCTGGTCGCGTACTGGGTTTCGATCCCTACGGACTTGATCCTGAGGGTATCGCAGCGCTCAAGGATGGCGGCTTTTGGGTGAGCGATGAATATGGTCCCCATATCGTGCATTACTCTTCCGCGGGCTATGAGCTGGAGCGCATTAATCCGTTCGGAACAGGGAAGGGGGGGCGTAAACTGCCGAAAGTGTTCGCCAATCGAAGACCTAATCGTGGCATGGAAGGGTTGGCGATTACGCCGGATGAGCAACGTCTGGTGGGCGTTATGCAATCCACGCTGTTCAATCCCTCCAAAAAAGCGGTGAAGAATAAAACCCTGACGCGCATTCTGACCTTGGATATCGCCACAGGTGAGACCCATCAGTATCTGTATCGCCAGGAAGCGGACAACCTGTCCAACTCAGAAATCGCCGCTATCTCCCAGAATGAGTTTCTGATGGTGGAGCGGGACGGCGGATTCGCGGGAGAAAAAGCCAAATATAAGCGTTTATATAAGATTGATCTGCGTGGGGCGACGGACGTCAGCGGTGATTTTGACGCGCAGAACGGCATGCAAATCAATGGTAAGGCGATGGAGGAGCTAAGCTGGGACGAGCTTGCGGCGGCGGGCGTGCAACCCGTGCGCAAGACGCTGGTGGTCGACTTGCTGGCGCAGATGAATTATCCGCACGATAAGCTGGAAGGGTTGTGGATTATGGGGGCAAACAGAGTGGCGGTGATCAATGACGATGATTTCGCAGTGGCTGAGCGGAATGGCGATGTAGCGCAAAAAATACTGCCGTCTACAGGGCGCGTAGACGCCAACACCCTGTATGTCATTGACCTGAAGAAACCCTTGAACGGCGACTAA
- a CDS encoding chemotaxis protein CheC, translating into MFTQDQLDALQEIFNIAMGQGANRLARLIETFVVLSAPKLYSLKSQSDPELIKRLGDTPIIATRQSFVGPLRGEVVIFYGMNGANELAELMGYSQGGDTQRIKEELILDVTNILVGACITGLSQQLNFSKSSFSTPGLLVEGKTVAEALENQRLPQDSEALLVEIQFKIEAHAFFCELLICIANESIATVVTAVDKLLKGV; encoded by the coding sequence ATGTTTACTCAAGACCAGTTAGACGCGCTGCAGGAAATATTCAATATCGCCATGGGGCAGGGCGCTAACAGGCTTGCTCGCCTGATTGAAACCTTTGTTGTCCTGTCCGCGCCGAAGCTCTACTCCCTCAAATCTCAGTCCGACCCGGAGTTGATCAAGCGACTCGGCGATACGCCCATCATCGCCACCCGGCAGTCCTTTGTGGGGCCATTGCGGGGTGAGGTGGTGATCTTTTACGGCATGAACGGCGCCAATGAGTTGGCCGAATTGATGGGGTATTCCCAGGGAGGCGACACCCAACGGATCAAGGAAGAGCTGATTCTCGACGTTACCAATATTCTGGTGGGAGCCTGCATTACCGGCTTGAGCCAGCAGCTGAATTTCAGTAAATCGTCGTTCTCCACCCCCGGGCTGTTGGTGGAGGGAAAGACCGTGGCGGAAGCTCTCGAAAACCAACGTCTGCCTCAGGATTCAGAAGCGCTGCTGGTGGAAATCCAGTTCAAAATTGAAGCGCACGCCTTTTTCTGTGAATTACTGATCTGTATTGCGAATGAATCCATCGCCACTGTCGTCACCGCAGTGGATAAGTTGCTCAAAGGCGTTTGA
- a CDS encoding ATP-binding protein — translation MSFEQKLLENVLQQISMGIVILDQDCRICFWNEFMQINSGEANAIDKSIFDVFPDLPQSWFKKKIDTVYTIQNMAFTDWKKRPYIFRFPTSRPMTGGLDVMYQNATFSPLTDEKDEVTGVLIMITDVTEVAEQTLQLEQLTARLEHEKQEQKKLIAKLEEAQNQLLQSEKMAAIGQLAAGVAHEINNPTGYVYSNMGSLGHMVNDLLAVIEVYEQQFEKVGDTAIRDAVNKAKEEYDFDYLKEDLVTLVNESKDGIERVKRIVQDLKGFSHVGESDWQLADLHNGMDSTLNVVWNEVKFKAEVQKDYGDIPRVQCIASQINQVFMNLIVNAAHAIEKQGVIKISTGLQDDMVFIRISDSGSGISTENLNRIFEPFFTTKPVGKGTGLGLSVSYSIVQKHHGRMEVSSKPGEGTTFTIWLPVTQPEEEAEEDD, via the coding sequence ATGTCGTTCGAACAAAAGCTGTTGGAGAATGTGCTGCAGCAAATCAGCATGGGGATCGTCATTCTGGATCAGGACTGCCGGATCTGTTTTTGGAACGAATTCATGCAGATCAACAGCGGCGAAGCGAACGCGATCGACAAAAGCATCTTTGACGTATTTCCCGACCTGCCGCAAAGCTGGTTCAAGAAAAAAATCGACACGGTGTACACCATTCAAAACATGGCGTTCACCGACTGGAAAAAACGCCCCTACATCTTTCGTTTCCCTACCAGCCGTCCGATGACAGGAGGGCTTGATGTGATGTATCAGAACGCCACCTTTTCCCCCTTAACGGATGAAAAGGATGAAGTCACTGGCGTATTGATCATGATCACTGACGTCACCGAGGTGGCTGAACAAACCCTGCAACTGGAGCAGCTGACCGCCCGTCTGGAACACGAAAAGCAGGAACAGAAGAAACTCATCGCCAAGCTGGAAGAGGCGCAGAATCAATTGCTGCAGTCAGAAAAGATGGCGGCTATTGGGCAGTTGGCGGCAGGCGTGGCCCATGAGATCAACAACCCTACCGGCTATGTGTACTCCAACATGGGGTCTCTGGGGCATATGGTGAATGATCTGTTGGCGGTCATTGAAGTTTATGAACAACAGTTTGAGAAGGTGGGCGACACAGCGATTCGGGACGCCGTCAACAAGGCCAAGGAAGAATATGACTTCGATTATCTGAAAGAAGATCTGGTTACGCTGGTCAACGAATCCAAGGATGGGATCGAGCGAGTCAAACGCATTGTGCAGGACTTGAAGGGCTTTTCGCATGTCGGCGAATCCGACTGGCAGTTGGCGGATCTGCATAATGGCATGGACAGCACGCTCAATGTCGTATGGAACGAGGTGAAGTTTAAAGCCGAAGTGCAAAAAGACTATGGCGATATTCCCCGGGTGCAATGTATCGCGTCCCAGATCAATCAGGTGTTCATGAACCTGATCGTGAATGCGGCGCATGCAATTGAAAAGCAGGGCGTCATCAAAATCTCCACAGGGTTACAGGACGATATGGTATTCATTCGGATATCCGACTCCGGTTCCGGCATCTCTACGGAGAATCTCAATCGTATCTTCGAACCGTTTTTCACCACTAAACCCGTAGGTAAAGGAACGGGATTGGGGCTGTCGGTGTCATACAGCATCGTGCAGAAACATCATGGACGTATGGAAGTGAGCAGCAAGCCAGGAGAGGGGACGACATTCACTATCTGGCTTCCGGTAACCCAGCCTGAGGAGGAGGCGGAAGAGGATGACTAA
- a CDS encoding response regulator, whose protein sequence is MTMNIVIADDSSLSRKMVMNALPPQLSDVEITFARNGKEALDAYYAGKADVMFLDLTMPEMDGYTVLKKLKEAEANTIVCVISADIQPEAQQRVLALGAACFIGKPVTTELLRKRIHDIGLL, encoded by the coding sequence ATGACAATGAATATTGTTATTGCAGACGACTCGTCACTGTCACGGAAAATGGTGATGAACGCCCTGCCTCCGCAGCTTAGCGATGTGGAAATCACCTTCGCCCGTAATGGTAAAGAAGCGCTCGACGCCTATTATGCCGGTAAGGCTGATGTTATGTTTCTGGATTTAACCATGCCGGAAATGGACGGTTACACCGTGCTGAAAAAGCTGAAGGAAGCGGAAGCGAACACAATTGTCTGCGTCATCAGCGCCGATATTCAGCCCGAGGCGCAGCAGAGAGTGCTGGCGTTGGGAGCGGCCTGCTTTATCGGTAAACCCGTCACCACGGAATTGTTGAGAAAGCGTATTCACGATATCGGTTTACTTTAA